GTGAACAGATATTCTTCTGAAAGAATGACTGAACAGTATTTGGAACAATATAAAAAAATCGCTAAAATCTAAATTTGTACGTTTTCCGGTATTTGAACATGATATACAATTCTCTTACTTCAAATTGTATAGTTACAACAATACGAAGACCTGCATTTGCACTTAGTCGGATCCAGCATTGAAAAAAAAACTACTGTGGATAACATGGGAAGCGGTTGGCAGCACCAGAAGCAAAATATTGGCTAATAAACTTAATGCTGAATTTTATTCAATTACCATATTTGAAGATATTAAACATCTTTCTTTGTTAAGATATATCGTTGCTACTATATGCACTTTTTTCATTCTTTTGAAAGAAAAACCAGACATTCTTATTGTCCCAAACCCATCTGTAGTTTTGTCTTTCATTTCCGCGGTTTACAAATATGCTTTTAAATATTCATTAATTATTGACCTCCATACGCATTACATTAATCCTCAGGGGTTAAATGGCTTGCTTTTTCAGTCGTTAAATAGATTCTCACTAAAATGCTGCAATTTGATCATAGTAACTAATAGTTCCTATCAGGAGAAGATAAGAGACAAAACAAACAATGAAATATTCATTTTGCCGGACATGATCCCCACGTTTGACCGCAAATTCAAGAAAGTACCGCTTAAGGGTAAAGTAAATATATTGTATGTATGTACGTTTTCAGAGGATGAGCCGTGGGAAGAGGTAATTAAAGCGGGAAGTCTACTGTCTGAAGGTATTTGTGTCTATATTACAGGAAAACATAATAGATTTAATAAAGATATATTACCTTCAAATATTGAACTAACCGGCTTTTTGCCAATTGAAATGTATCAAAATATGTTGAGGTCAGTGGATGCCATCATGGTTTTGACATACGAAGAGGACAATTTATTATGTGGAGGTTATGAAGCCATTGCCGCAGAAAAACCCTTAATAATATCAAACAAGAAAGTAATAAAAAGGTTTTTTAGTAAAGGTTCTGTTTATACTGAGAATATTGCAAAAGATATAGCTGAGGCTATAATGAAAATGTTTCAACATAAGGATAAGTTAACTGAAGAGATGAAAAGTATTAAATTAATTAGAGATGAGGAATGGAAAATTCAATGGAATAATTTCTTAAATAAAATATATAGAAAGTGATGCTGGTATAGTTGGCTCGGTACATCTATTTCTCCTTTTTTGACCCGTGTTCAATCTTGCATGATTAGTGTTACTATTGTATAGTAAATGTTCTTTTATTTAAAAGATCGCGTGAAGAAACTTCTTGAAATTAACTGATTCATTTTGCTTTAAATTATATTTCAATGCCGGCCACTCAATAATTTAATATATTGTAATTCAGGTTGAATATGTATTCAGTTTACATTCAAATATTTACTATCAATGAGCGAAGAAATACAATTAATCAACAAAATCCGTTCTCAGGGGTTGTTTGAACTTATTCATAAAAGTGTAGGATATTTTAAGGGGATACTCACATCACTTATAAGGTTTCAAAAAATATCTAAGATAAGAATAATAGGCAGTATTAAAATTGTTAAAAGAAAAGGTTTGATAAGTGTTGGAGATTTTACCACTTTCTGGCCGTGCGTAAAGCTCAATTGTCAAAATAGCGCTAATAATAAAATTGCCAGGTTACAAATAGGTCATAGTTGCTCTATTGGTGACAGAACGGAGATACATTGCGGCGAAAACATTGAAATAGGTAACTACGTAATTGTAGCATGGGATTGTGTCATTATGGACCGTGATTATCATTCTTTAAATGGCACGCGGGAAATCGTAAAAACTGTTAAAATTATGGATAGAGTCTGGATTGGATGCCGTTCAATTATATTGAAAGGTGTTACCATTGGTGAAGGCTCTGTGGTTGCCGCGGGTTCTGTGGTAACTCGTGATGTGCCTCCATATACCCTTGTCGCAGGTAATCCAGCGAAGGTAATCAAAGAGGTTAAGGAATGGTGCTGAATTGATAACATACTTTTTTATTTTGAATAATTTAGAAAGGTTGGAATATTACTAATGGCTATATATCCGAAAATCATGAAAAGATCAGGGATCAGAATACTTTTAATCATCTTGGGCATTTTTATTTTTGCGGGTTATGTACAGGCGAATGAAAATATGATAAATATTGGTGGTCTGGAATTTCCGGCTGATTGCTCCCTTGTGAAAAATGAAAGGCCGCGTCTGCTGTTTCGTGGCAGAGACCTGCCTGCGTATAAGTCCAGAATCCAGGGTGTGATGAAAACGGATTATGAGCGTTTTAAGGCATACTGGGACAAAAAAATCTCTAAGAAGGACTATAAATTGTT
This DNA window, taken from Candidatus Scalindua japonica, encodes the following:
- a CDS encoding glycosyltransferase encodes the protein MKKKLLWITWEAVGSTRSKILANKLNAEFYSITIFEDIKHLSLLRYIVATICTFFILLKEKPDILIVPNPSVVLSFISAVYKYAFKYSLIIDLHTHYINPQGLNGLLFQSLNRFSLKCCNLIIVTNSSYQEKIRDKTNNEIFILPDMIPTFDRKFKKVPLKGKVNILYVCTFSEDEPWEEVIKAGSLLSEGICVYITGKHNRFNKDILPSNIELTGFLPIEMYQNMLRSVDAIMVLTYEEDNLLCGGYEAIAAEKPLIISNKKVIKRFFSKGSVYTENIAKDIAEAIMKMFQHKDKLTEEMKSIKLIRDEEWKIQWNNFLNKIYRK
- a CDS encoding acyltransferase — its product is MSEEIQLINKIRSQGLFELIHKSVGYFKGILTSLIRFQKISKIRIIGSIKIVKRKGLISVGDFTTFWPCVKLNCQNSANNKIARLQIGHSCSIGDRTEIHCGENIEIGNYVIVAWDCVIMDRDYHSLNGTREIVKTVKIMDRVWIGCRSIILKGVTIGEGSVVAAGSVVTRDVPPYTLVAGNPAKVIKEVKEWC